Proteins co-encoded in one Setaria viridis chromosome 9, Setaria_viridis_v4.0, whole genome shotgun sequence genomic window:
- the LOC117836005 gene encoding light-harvesting complex-like protein OHP1, chloroplastic, giving the protein MAARCALSSPSCLVRQPLCGNKLGKKLTPCLPSPRAVRVRVSAAKLPPGVEVPRVQPKLSEPFLGFTQTAEIWNSRACMIGLIGTFIVELVLNKGILQIIGVEVGKGLDLPL; this is encoded by the exons ATGGCAGCAAGGTGCGctctttcttccccatcctgCTTGGTTCGTCAACCCCTCTGCGGCAACAAACTCGGCAAGAAGCTCACTCCATGCCTGCCATCGCCAAGAGCCGTAAGGGTGAGAGTGAGCGCTGCAAAGCTTCCTCCGGGG GTTGAGGTGCCCAGGGTGCAGCCAAAGCTGAGCGAGCCCTTCTTGGGATTCACCCAGACCGCCGAGATCTGGAACTCCAGGGCCTGCATGATTGGCCTCATCGGCACCTTCATCGTGGAGCTG GTGCTAAACAAGGGGATTCTTCAGATAATCGGGGTGGAGGTGGGCAAGGGCCTCGACCTTCCTCTTTAA
- the LOC117839742 gene encoding calmodulin-1 yields the protein MADQLTDDQIAEFKEAFSLFDKDGDGCITTKELGTVMRSLGQNPTEAELQDMINEVDADGNGTIDFPEFLNLMARKMKDTDSEEELKEAFRVFDKDQNGFISAAELRHVMTNLGEKLTDEEVDEMIREADVDGDGQINYEEFVKVMMAK from the exons ATGGCGGACCAGCTCACCGACGACCAGATCGCTGAGTTCAAGGAGGCTTTCAGCCTCTTCGACAAGGACGGCGACG GTTGCATCACAACCAAGGAGCTGGGAACTGTCATGCGCTCCCTTGGTCAGAACCCGACCGAGGCTGAGCTCCAGGACATGATCAACGAGGTCGACGCCGATGGCAACGGCACCATCGACTTCCCCGAGTTCCTCAACCTCATGGCCCGCAAGATGAAGGACACAGACTCCGAGGAGGAGCTCAAGGAGGCGTTCAGGGTGTTCGACAAGGACCAGAACGGCTTCATCTCCGCCGCGGAGCTCCGCCACGTGATGACCAACCTCGGCGAGAAGCTGACCGACGAGGAGGTCGACGAGATGATCCGCGAGGCGGACGTCGATGGCGACGGCCAGATCAACTACGAGGAGTTCGTCAAGGTGATGATGGCCAAGTGA
- the LOC117836605 gene encoding uncharacterized protein, with translation MQPPQPEPAHRRASSSACSTAPRRGIGCMAGLLRLISPYHRSHHRKRLTAKHNAAQASAASQPSSPTKKAAAAAPASPAVSPVKLTQKPQQPAPAAVRRRRSCDAPRSPTIAPEHRRSSCDSPRPPPPAIVARLMGLEESAPPSPAAAAAPRPVVVPTRPPPPPPAPETAAEKRRKLLGALEKCDEDLKTLRRIIAAVRAAEMRAAAASDAAPAAAASPPAGKCAAKWMVSRDENSPSPSPPTPTPQHHKPRAGEQQQHPSPDSVLDAISSPRFPCRTRPSPCTDHDAGGKAGCSGNGAAAPTAVRSKIVKPSRTLVFTGDYCKIKSCDESTLQLHLHAVHYPVPLLVGMPRSAGAESRRHHRRRWELEAAAVGRVISRAMVESVGEAMWGPPQGDDEQRRERGRVAAALERAIVEDLVADLLTDLLAQSGRGLGTGCRKRLRF, from the exons AtgcagccgccgcagccggaGCCCGCGCACcggcgggcgtcgtcgtccgCGTGCTCCACGGCGCCGAGGCGGGGCATTGGGTGCAtggccggcctcctccgcctcatcTCCCCGTACCACCGCAGCCACCACCGGAAGCGCCTCACCGCCAAGCACAATGCGGCGCAGGCCTCGGCGGCATCGCAGCCGTCCTCGCCAACCaaaaaggcggcggcggcggccccggcgtCACCTGCTGTTTCTCCAGTCAAGCTGACACAGAAGCCGCAGCAGCCGGCTCCGGCTGCTGTAAGGCGGCGGCGGTCCTGCGACGCGCCGCGGAGCCCGACGATCGCGCCGGAGCACCGGCGCTCCAGCTGCGAcagcccccggccgccgccgccggccatcgtgGCGCGCCTCATGGGCCTGGAGGAgtccgcgccgccctcgcccgccgccgccgcggcgccgcggccggtcGTCGTCCCGacccgcccgcctcctccgcccccagCGCCGGAGACGGCCGCGGAGAAGCGGCGGAAGCTGCTGGGCGCGCTGGAGAAGTGCGACGAGGACCTCAAGACGCTGCGGCGGATCATCGcggccgtccgcgccgccgagatgcgcgcggccgccgcgtccgACGCCGCCCCTGCTGCAGCGGCGTCGCCGCCAGCAGGCAAGTGCGCCGCCAAGTGGATGGTCAGCCGTGACGAGAATtcgccgtccccgtccccgccgacgccgacacCGCAGCACCACAAGCCACGCgccggcgagcagcagcagcaccccaGCCCGGACTCGGTGCTGGACGCCATCAGCTCCCCGAGATTCCCATGCAGGACGCGGCCGTCTCCGTGCACGGATCACGACGCGGGCGGCAAGGCCGGTTGCAGCGGTAACGGCGCCGCGGCCCCCACCGCCGTCCGATCGAAGATCGTCAAACCCTCCCGCACCCTTGTTTTCACCG GCGACTACTGCAAGATCAAGTCCTGCGACGAGTCAACGTTGCAGCTGCACCTGCACGCCGTCCATTACCCAGTTCCACTGTTGGTGGGCATGCCGAGGTCGGCCGGCGCGGAGAGCCGGCGGCaccaccggcggcggtgggagctggaggccgcggcggtggggcgggTGATCAGCCGCGCGATGGTGGAGAGCGTCGGGGAGGCAATGTGGGGGCCGCCGCAGGGCGACGACGAGCAGCGCCGGGAGCGCGGCAGGGTCGCGGCCGCGCTGGAGCGCGCCATCGTGGAGGACCTCGTGGCCGACCTCCTCACCGACCTGCTCGCGCAGTCCGGCCGCGGGCTCGGCACCGGGTGCAGGAAGAGATTGCGCTTCTGA